One Vicugna pacos chromosome X, VicPac4, whole genome shotgun sequence DNA window includes the following coding sequences:
- the LOC140691948 gene encoding melanoma-associated antigen 1-like isoform X2, whose translation MSPQGARDTGRCRPRCETRVLGSQSTGGRQCQVHRGPSTSRRAPVRPRAPLERRPARGSPSVTPVHTPVCCPTPVIMPLVQMSELSQSEEDFQDPRDAQGLVDAQLLEAVEEGAASPRSSSSSVSSSYSAGAESLLQDARHLMMTDLVGFLLLKYRRKQLTTRAEMLSIFLREYQDHFPAVFSQASECMQLVFGVDVKEVDPRGHWYVLVPTLGLTCDGMLGDGQSMPKNGLLVMLLCMIHLEGERLPEEEVWGALSKMGLYAGMEHYIYGEPRELITKVWVQEGYLEYQQVTNSDPAHYEFLWGPRAHAEISKLQVREYLLRVNRRGPSSFLVQVPALSEEAVSDEEEGA comes from the exons gggctcgAGACACCGGGAGGTGTAGGCCTCGGTGTGAGACACGtgtcctcgggtcacagagcacaggaggccggcagtgtcag GTTCACAGAGGACCGTCCACCAGCaggagagcccctgtgaggccgagggcacccctggagaggagacca gcccgtgggtccccatcTGTCACCCCTGTCCACACTCCTGTCTGCTGCCCGACACCAGTCATCATGCCTCTGGTTCAGATGAGTGAGCTCTCCCAGAGTGAGGAAGACTTTCAAGACCCAAGAGACGCCCAGGGCCTGGTGGATGCGCAGCTGTTGGAGGCTGTGGAGGAGGGGGCCGCATCCCCccggtcctcctcctcctcagtctcctcttcctactctgccGGTGCCGAGTCCCTGCTCCAAGATGCACGGCATTTGATGATGACTGACCTGGTGGGCTTCCTGCTCCTCAAGTATCGCAGGAAGCAGCTGACCACCAGGGCAGAAATGCTGAGTATCTTCCTCAGAGAataccaggaccacttccctgcggtcttcagccaggcctctgagtgcatgcagctggtctttggggtggatgtgaaggaggtggaccccAGGGGGCACTGGTATGTcttggtccccaccctgggcctcacctgtgATGGGATGCTGGGCGATGGGCAGAGCATGCCCAAGAACGGCCTCCTGGTGATGCTCCTTTGCATGATCCACCTGGAGGGAGAGCGCCTCCCTGAGGAGGAGGTGTGGGGAGCACTGAGCAAGATGGGGCTGTATGCTGGGATGGAGCACTACATCTATGGGGAGCCCAGGGAGCTCATCACCAaagtgtgggtgcaggaggggtacctGGAGTACCAGCAGGTGACCAACAGCGATCCCGCTCACTACGAGTTCCTGTGGGGCCCCCGGGCCCACGCGGAGATCAGCAAGTTGCAAGTCCGGGAGTATCTGCTCAGGGTCAATCGAAGGGGTCCCAGTTCCTTCCTGGTCCAGGTCCCAGCCCTGTCAGAAGAGGCTGTTagtgatgaggaagagggggcctga
- the LOC140691948 gene encoding melanoma-associated antigen 1-like isoform X1, which translates to MSPRGARDTGRCRPRCETRVLGSQSTGGRQCQVHRGPSTSRRAPVRPRAPLERRPARGSPSVTPVHTPVCCPTPVIMPLVQMSELSQSEEDFQDPRDAQGLVDAQLLEAVEEGAASPRSSSSSVSSSYSAGAESLLQDARHLMMTDLVGFLLLKYRRKQLTTRAEMLSIFLREYQDHFPAVFSQASECMQLVFGVDVKEVDPRGHWYVLVPTLGLTCDGMLGDGQSMPKNGLLVMLLCMIHLEGERLPEEEVWGALSKMGLYAGMEHYIYGEPRELITKVWVQEGYLEYQQVTNSDPAHYEFLWGPRAHAEISKLQVREYLLRVNRRGPSSFLVQVPALSEEAVSDEEEGA; encoded by the exons ATGAGCCCACGAG gggctcgAGACACCGGGAGGTGTAGGCCTCGGTGTGAGACACGtgtcctcgggtcacagagcacaggaggccggcagtgtcag GTTCACAGAGGACCGTCCACCAGCaggagagcccctgtgaggccgagggcacccctggagaggagacca gcccgtgggtccccatcTGTCACCCCTGTCCACACTCCTGTCTGCTGCCCGACACCAGTCATCATGCCTCTGGTTCAGATGAGTGAGCTCTCCCAGAGTGAGGAAGACTTTCAAGACCCAAGAGACGCCCAGGGCCTGGTGGATGCGCAGCTGTTGGAGGCTGTGGAGGAGGGGGCCGCATCCCCccggtcctcctcctcctcagtctcctcttcctactctgccGGTGCCGAGTCCCTGCTCCAAGATGCACGGCATTTGATGATGACTGACCTGGTGGGCTTCCTGCTCCTCAAGTATCGCAGGAAGCAGCTGACCACCAGGGCAGAAATGCTGAGTATCTTCCTCAGAGAataccaggaccacttccctgcggtcttcagccaggcctctgagtgcatgcagctggtctttggggtggatgtgaaggaggtggaccccAGGGGGCACTGGTATGTcttggtccccaccctgggcctcacctgtgATGGGATGCTGGGCGATGGGCAGAGCATGCCCAAGAACGGCCTCCTGGTGATGCTCCTTTGCATGATCCACCTGGAGGGAGAGCGCCTCCCTGAGGAGGAGGTGTGGGGAGCACTGAGCAAGATGGGGCTGTATGCTGGGATGGAGCACTACATCTATGGGGAGCCCAGGGAGCTCATCACCAaagtgtgggtgcaggaggggtacctGGAGTACCAGCAGGTGACCAACAGCGATCCCGCTCACTACGAGTTCCTGTGGGGCCCCCGGGCCCACGCGGAGATCAGCAAGTTGCAAGTCCGGGAGTATCTGCTCAGGGTCAATCGAAGGGGTCCCAGTTCCTTCCTGGTCCAGGTCCCAGCCCTGTCAGAAGAGGCTGTTagtgatgaggaagagggggcctga
- the LOC140691948 gene encoding melanoma-associated antigen 10-like isoform X3: MPLVQMSELSQSEEDFQDPRDAQGLVDAQLLEAVEEGAASPRSSSSSVSSSYSAGAESLLQDARHLMMTDLVGFLLLKYRRKQLTTRAEMLSIFLREYQDHFPAVFSQASECMQLVFGVDVKEVDPRGHWYVLVPTLGLTCDGMLGDGQSMPKNGLLVMLLCMIHLEGERLPEEEVWGALSKMGLYAGMEHYIYGEPRELITKVWVQEGYLEYQQVTNSDPAHYEFLWGPRAHAEISKLQVREYLLRVNRRGPSSFLVQVPALSEEAVSDEEEGA; encoded by the coding sequence ATGCCTCTGGTTCAGATGAGTGAGCTCTCCCAGAGTGAGGAAGACTTTCAAGACCCAAGAGACGCCCAGGGCCTGGTGGATGCGCAGCTGTTGGAGGCTGTGGAGGAGGGGGCCGCATCCCCccggtcctcctcctcctcagtctcctcttcctactctgccGGTGCCGAGTCCCTGCTCCAAGATGCACGGCATTTGATGATGACTGACCTGGTGGGCTTCCTGCTCCTCAAGTATCGCAGGAAGCAGCTGACCACCAGGGCAGAAATGCTGAGTATCTTCCTCAGAGAataccaggaccacttccctgcggtcttcagccaggcctctgagtgcatgcagctggtctttggggtggatgtgaaggaggtggaccccAGGGGGCACTGGTATGTcttggtccccaccctgggcctcacctgtgATGGGATGCTGGGCGATGGGCAGAGCATGCCCAAGAACGGCCTCCTGGTGATGCTCCTTTGCATGATCCACCTGGAGGGAGAGCGCCTCCCTGAGGAGGAGGTGTGGGGAGCACTGAGCAAGATGGGGCTGTATGCTGGGATGGAGCACTACATCTATGGGGAGCCCAGGGAGCTCATCACCAaagtgtgggtgcaggaggggtacctGGAGTACCAGCAGGTGACCAACAGCGATCCCGCTCACTACGAGTTCCTGTGGGGCCCCCGGGCCCACGCGGAGATCAGCAAGTTGCAAGTCCGGGAGTATCTGCTCAGGGTCAATCGAAGGGGTCCCAGTTCCTTCCTGGTCCAGGTCCCAGCCCTGTCAGAAGAGGCTGTTagtgatgaggaagagggggcctga